One genomic region from Yarrowia lipolytica chromosome 1C, complete sequence encodes:
- a CDS encoding uncharacterized protein (Converted to coding from non-coding YALI0C11099g, highly similar to uniprot|O93968 Candida boidinii Formate dehydrogenase (EC 1.2.1.2)pseudogene): MPANVEKEIGCRQVESLEKMLSLCDAVTINCPLHTSTKGLFNKVLFSHMKDGVWLVNTARGAICVTEDIAKALKSGKIRAYGGDVWFLQPAPKYHPWRTMRNKYSGGNAMTPRISGTSIGAQGRSAEGNKKILKVFLSGKQEYRPQDIICINGHYGTKAYGHDKEHKEHQTK; encoded by the coding sequence ATGCCTGCCAACGTCGAGAAGGAAATTGGATGCCGACAAgtcgagtctctggagaagatgctTTCTCTCTGTGACGCTGTTACCATCAATTGTCCCCTTCACACCTCCACCAAGGGTCTCTTCAACAAAGTGCTCTTCTCCCACATGAAGGACGGAGTCTGGCTCGTCAACACCGCCCGAGGAGCCATCTGCGTCACCGAGGACATTGCCAAAGCCCTCAAGTCTGGCAAGATCCGAGCATACGGCGGAGACGTCTGGTTTCTCCAGCCTGCCCCCAAATACCACCCCTGGAGAACCATGCGAAACAAGTACAGCGGGGGAAACGCCATGACTCCCCGTATCTCCGGCACTTCCATTGGTGCCCAGGGCCGGTCCGCCGAGGGTAACAAAAAGATCCTCAAGGTCTTTTTGTCGGGCAAGCAGGAATACCGACCTCAGGATATCATCTGTATCAACGGCCATTATGGTACCAAGGCTTACGGTCACGACAAAGAGCA
- a CDS encoding uncharacterized protein (similar to Saccharomyces cerevisiae YPL276W), with translation MCLFKPTWSRENKRVAPQPSKHPLACKLNTSRRAPDGDHDNKKDPKSSLFLSTHKHHQYESPCPPTPAQAPWMHRERARYLRLARVTGPHSRYQLFEGQPTPFSTRRLSTPT, from the exons ATGTGTCTATTTAAACCAACTTGGTCT CGAGAAAATAAGCGAGTCGCACCACAGCCGTCGAAACACCCGCTGGCTTGCAAGTTGAACACCTCAAGGAGGGCTCCAGATGGTGATCATGACAATAAAAAGGACCCCAAATCCTCTCTATTCCTATCTACtcacaaacaccaccaaTATGAAAGTCCTTGTCCTCCCACGCCAGCTCAAGCTCCTTGGATGCACCGAGAACGAGCTCGGTATTTGAGACTGGCTAGAGTAACAGGACCACACTCTCGTTACCAACTCTTTGAAGGACAGCCGACTCCGTTttcgacaaggagattgtcgacgCCGACGTAG